The Streptomyces sp. NBC_01142 genomic interval CCCGGGCGCGCTGCGTCAGGTCGCCGAGCGCTCCGCCCGCGAGGGCATGGCGGTCCCGGACGAGATCGCGGACCGTGCCTCCTACGTCTTCTACGCAGGACCCTGACATGACTGTCCCGGGGGACACCATGGAGTTGGTACTGGCCTGCGGGGAGGTGCGGACCTGTCTGCTCCAGCACTCACAGTCGCTGCCCGGCCGCGCCGCCGCCGACCTGCTGCGGTTGCGCGCCGACGAACGGGTCCGGGTCTCCGAACGCCCCAATCCCTACGCCGTCTCGGCGGACGTGCTCACCGGCGTGGACTGCCGGCTGCCCACCACCTCCGGTGCCAGGATCCGGGCCGTCGGGACCGTCTCGGCCCGTGCCGTGCTCACCGGGGGCCGCGTCCTTCAGTCCGGCGCCCTCTTCCGGTCCCCGGCCTCCGGACCCGACCAGCGGCAGCCATGGGGCCACTACCTGGCCCGGCCGGGAGTGGTCGAACCCTTCGGGAAGCTGTCCGACCGGGCGGTCGCCGACGGATTCCTGATCCCGACCCGGCAGCCCGGCGAACTGGACGTCGGAGCGATCGCCGAACGACTGCTCGGCAAGGTCCTGAGGCATCAACTGCTCGACCAGCGGGCACCCTTCAAGTCCCAGCGCACTCGGCTGCGCTGGGTCGCGTTGGAAGCTCTGGACGGCGAGGGCCCTTCGATCGAACGCTTCACCCTTGCCGAGGACGGGCTGCGCACCTTGGAGCTGCGCCTGCCGGCGGCTACGGGACCCGCCGCCGCGGGACTCTGCGAGGACCTGGCCCTGCACGACTGGCTGCTCACGACCCTCGTACGGATGGTCGAGCGCAGCCGGCTCGGGTCGGTCGACGGACGCGACGCTGTCATAGCGCTGCGTCCGGCCGTCGATCACCTACTGCACCTGTGGATGCCGAAAGCTCGCGTGGACCGGACTCTGGGCCCGCTGTGGGAGGTGTTGGAGCGGGAACCGGGATTCACCCGGCAGTGGCAGACCCTGGTCCAGCGGATCAGGGACCAACTTGCCCTGCAGGCCATTCCCATGCAGCGCGATGCCCTGACAAGCCGCTGACGGGCGGACACGCGCACGATCCCAACGGGGGGATTCAGACATATGGACGGATCGTCGAGAACGCAAGGCTCGGGGAGCACCTCCGGACCGCTGGGCTTACCACCGTTCCTGCTGAAGACGCTGATCACGGCGCTCATCGGCGGGACGGCGTACCTCCTCACGAACATCACCGATCAGCCCGAGGTGTGGAAACTGACCGCTTCCATCTTTCTGGGAGGCGCGGCGCTGATCATCCAGTACATGATCGACTTCGAGCGGCGGCTCGGCGGGGTGGAAGGCACCCTCACCGATCACAACGCCGAGATGCGGCGGCTGGTCGCCCGCGGCTTCGCCCGTATCAACGAGGTCACCGAACTCTTCGGCCTGGTGGACCGGTCGGCGCTGCCGCCGGACGGAGTCACCCGCCTGGTACGCAGTGCGACCCAGGTCGGGTCGAGCGCTCCCGCGATCATGCAGGCCTTCGCGCGGGAGGAGATCAGCAGGCTCACCACGCTGATGGAGAACCTCAACCAGAAGCTCGTCGACTACGAGGGTGAGGACCACGACTGGATCGTGAGCCTCACCCACTGCGCCGCCACGACCATCGACGCCACCAGCACCTCCGTGGACCGCGACTTCTGGCCGAGCGAGCTGGGTCAGCGGTATCTGCGGGCGCAGCGCGACGCGGTCAAGGAGCGGCAGGTGCGGATCCGGCGGCTGTTCATTGTGGAGACGCCCGAGCAGAACAGCCCCGAACTCCAGCAGTTCTGCGACAACCAGCAGAGCCTGGGGATCGAGGTACGCGTCCTCGCGCTGTCGGAACTCTCGCCGATCGCCCGGATGGACGAGACCAACGACTTCATCGTCTTCGACGAGTCGTTGTCGTACGAGATCGGCTTCGACCTGCGCGGCGTGAACACGAAGACGATCATGGACCTGCGTGCCGACCGGGTGTCCAAGCGTGTCCAGCGATTCAAGGCGCTGTGGGAAGCCGGGGAGTAGGCCCCGGCCGTACGAGGAAGGCCCCGACCAGGAGCGCATGCTGTCGGTGAATCGGGAGGCCTGCGTGACGACGGCCTGTACGACCTCGTTGGGGTTGTGCAGGCCGTCGTCGTGTTCAGGGCCGGGGTTCGTGTCGTTGCGTGGGGTTGATCCGGCGGAAATCCCGGAGGAGCCCCGTCATCCCCGAACCGGCGGGAGCGTTGATGAGGCAACGCCTGGACACGATCGACAACCGGCAGCAGCTCGTCCGTGAGACCGCCGAGCGGCTGGGTGCGCAGATCACCCTGCTCACAACGGCAGTTGACAGCTCGAACGCAGCACGTCAGAGTCCCGGCGTGAGCGAGACCAACGATCTGACGCCTGCCGAGGTGCGTGTATGGCGGGCCTTTCCGCGAGGCGAGCCCGTGGACTTCCGCGCCGCCGAGAACGAGGATCCGGCGCTCGGCAACACGTGGGGCGCCGAGCGGACTGTACGGGCGAGTGTGCTGCGGGCGTTGCTGCTCAAGGCTCCGCAGGAGGA includes:
- a CDS encoding SCO2521 family protein is translated as MTVPGDTMELVLACGEVRTCLLQHSQSLPGRAAADLLRLRADERVRVSERPNPYAVSADVLTGVDCRLPTTSGARIRAVGTVSARAVLTGGRVLQSGALFRSPASGPDQRQPWGHYLARPGVVEPFGKLSDRAVADGFLIPTRQPGELDVGAIAERLLGKVLRHQLLDQRAPFKSQRTRLRWVALEALDGEGPSIERFTLAEDGLRTLELRLPAATGPAAAGLCEDLALHDWLLTTLVRMVERSRLGSVDGRDAVIALRPAVDHLLHLWMPKARVDRTLGPLWEVLEREPGFTRQWQTLVQRIRDQLALQAIPMQRDALTSR
- a CDS encoding DUF6879 family protein; this encodes MDGSSRTQGSGSTSGPLGLPPFLLKTLITALIGGTAYLLTNITDQPEVWKLTASIFLGGAALIIQYMIDFERRLGGVEGTLTDHNAEMRRLVARGFARINEVTELFGLVDRSALPPDGVTRLVRSATQVGSSAPAIMQAFAREEISRLTTLMENLNQKLVDYEGEDHDWIVSLTHCAATTIDATSTSVDRDFWPSELGQRYLRAQRDAVKERQVRIRRLFIVETPEQNSPELQQFCDNQQSLGIEVRVLALSELSPIARMDETNDFIVFDESLSYEIGFDLRGVNTKTIMDLRADRVSKRVQRFKALWEAGE